In Lotus japonicus ecotype B-129 chromosome 5, LjGifu_v1.2, one genomic interval encodes:
- the LOC130716953 gene encoding homeobox protein HAT3.1, with product MISSTGELTSHNNSSIEHMETEQPELSEKTPQIGSECLDGEQRVLGTVSTSSVNNENSNQVSANVTENSVFQLPATPQHCLEKSGQTVTSPPLEESTLKQVATNVSNGKSENKCQTSSQDVQNELVEASDVITGSFVADQTQSIPAQVNTSSVNELLDIPSGDVAVEVGSDSLEKKSKGCLVDSEQRVLGTVLTNSINDGNSNQVSANVTENSVIQLPAPPQHCFEKSGQTVKSSSLEESTLKQVSTNLSNSKSENICQTSSQDVQNELVETSDAVTGSVVADKTQSIPAQVNTSSVNELLDIPSRDVAEEVGSDSSERKSKSTTPSQLRHIGKSNSKLSKKKYILRSLGSSDRALRSRTKEKPKAPEPSSNSVDVNNDGVKKEKRRKKKKTGGEEKKDQFYKIKAHLRYLLNRVSYEQNLIDAYSGDGWKGYSMDKLKPDKEIQRAKSEILRRKLKIRDLFQNLDSLCAEGKFPESLFDSEGEIDSEDIFCSICQTKELSTDNDIILCDGACDRGFHQHCLDPPLLTEDIPPGDEGWLCPGCDCKDDCVDLLNDSLGTRLSLSDTWEKVFPEAAAVTGNNMDQGLPSDDSDDDDYNPNGKEDVEVEGGESSSDESEYASASEKLEDSHHEDPYLGLPSEDSEDNDYDPSAPDLDNKVTEESSSSDFTSDSEDLAAAIEDNTSPGHVKQTKSRQKSKVGKNPSMVDEVSSLREPELEEEGFTPVSGKRNVERLDYKKLYDETYKSDTSEDEEWTASATPSRKKKLCGKMTPVSSDGKASNNSRHTPERNTQQDKVENTNNSPTKSLEGCLESGSRDKKPRSSTRQRLGDVVVQRLHKSFKDNQYPDRATKESLAEELGLTFFQVDKWFGNARWGFRRSSRMGASPGEYASPQATGSGPENTGERERELASQEVGEEKLKTPSPRKRKHLSEPQASEAPQIIVLGLAASPGSPRAHAGNKKKTVKRK from the exons ATGATTAGTTCAACTGGAGAATTGACAAGCCATAACAACAGTAGCATTGAGCACATGGAAACTGAGCAACCTGAATTGTCTGAAAAAACACCTCAGATAGGCTCTGAATGTCTGGACGGTGAACAAAGGGTGCTTGGTACTGTGTCAACCAGTTCTGTTAATAATGAAAATTCAAATCAAGTTTCTGCCAATGTGACCGAGAATTCTGTTTTTCAACTACCAGCAACACCTCAACATTGCTTAGAAAAGAGTGGTCAGACTGTAACAAGTCCACCCCTGGAAGAAAGCACCTTGAAACAAGTTGCTACTAATGTATCTAATGGTAAATCAGAAAACAAATGTCAGACATCCTCTCAAGATGTTCAAAACGAACTTGTGGAAGCAAGTGATGTAATAACTGGCTCTTTTGTTGCGGACCAAACACAATCCATTCCTGCTCAAGTGAATACGAGTTCTGTGAATGAACTATTGGATATTCCTTCCGGAGATGTTGCAgtagaagttggttctgatagTTTAGAAAAAAAGTCTAAAGGGTGCTTGGTAGACAGCGAACAAAGGGTACTTGGTACTGTGTTAACCAATTCTATTAATGATGGAAATTCAAATCAAGTTTCTGCCAATGTGACCGAGAATTCtgttattcaactgccagcacCACCTCAACATTGCTTTGAAAAGAGTGGACAGACTGTAAAAAGTTCATCTCTGGAAGAAAGTACCTTAAAACAAGTCTCCACTAATTTATCTAACAGTAAATCAGAAAACATATGTCAGACATCCTCTCAAGATGTTCAAAACGAACTTGTGGAAACAAGTGATGCAGTAACTGGCTCTGTTGTTGCAGACAAAACACAATCCATTCCTGCTCAAGTGAATACAAGTTCTGTGAATGAACTATTGGATATTCCTTCCAGAGATGTTGCagaagaagttggttctgatagTTCAGAAAGGAAGTCTAAAAGCACAACTCCTTCACAATTGAGACATATAGGTAAAAGTAACTCAAAGTTATCGAAAAAGAAGTATATCCTAAGGTCGTTAGGAAGCAGTGACAGAGCTTTGCGGTCCAGGACAAAAGAAAAACCTAAAGCGCCTGAACCAAGTAGTAACTCAGTTGACGTTAATAATGATGGagtgaagaaggaaaaaaggaggaagaagaaaaaaacaggagGGGAGGAAAAGAAGGATcaattttataaaatcaaagctCACCTAAGATATTTATTAAACAGAGTAAGCTATGAGCAAAACTTAATTGATGCTTACTCTGGTGACGGCTGGAAAGGATACAG TATGGACAAGTTAAAGCCTGATAAGGAGATTCAACGGGCTAAATCTGAAATTCTTCGACGTAAATTGAAAATTAGGGATCTATTTCAAAACTTGGATTCCTTGTGTGCTGAAGGAAAGTTTCCAGAATCTTTGTTTGATTCTGAGGGAGAGATTGACAGTGAGGAT ATATTCTGTTCAATTTGCCAGACCAAAGAGTTGAGCACTGATAATGATATAATTCTCTGTGATGGTGCTTGTGACCGTGGATTTCACCAGCACTGCTTGGATCCTCCATTGTTAACTGAAGACA TTCCACCTGGCGATGAGGGTTGGTTATGCCCCGGATGTGATTGCAAAGATGACTGCGTTGACCTTCTTAACGACTCCTTAGGAACACGTCTCTCTCTTAGTGACACCTGGGAG AAGGTTTTTCCTGAAGCAGCAGCTGTTACTGGAAATAATATGGATCAGGGACTTCCttctgatgattctgatgatgatgattataACCCTAATGGTAAAGAGGATGTGGAGGTTGAAGGAGGTGAATCAAGTTCTGATGAATCTGAATATGCTTCTGCTTCTGAGAAATTGGAAGATTCACACCATGAGGATCCATACTTaggccttccttctgaagaTTCAGAGGACAATGATTATGATCCTAGTGCTCCAGATCTTGACAATAAAGTCACAGAAGAAAGTTCAAGCTCTGATTTCACATCTGACTCTGAGGATCTTGCTGCTGCTATTGAGGATAACACGTCCCCTGGACATGTTAAACAGACTAAAAGCAGACAAAAAAGTAAAGTTGGTAAGAACCCATCAATGGTTGATGAAGTGTCATCTTTACGAGAGCCAGAACTTGAGGAAGAGGGTTTCACTCCAGTTTCTGGGAAAAGAAATGTGGAAAGGCTGGACTACAAAAAGCTGTATGAT GAGACATACAAAAGTGATACtagtgaagatgaagaatggACTGCCAGTGCCACTCCAAGTAGAAAAAAGAAACTCTGTGGCAAAATGACTCCAGTGTCATCAGATGGAAAGGCCTCAAATAATTCTAGACATACTCCTGAAAGGAACACCCAACAAGATAAAGTTGAAAATACAAATAATTCACCCACTAAATCACTTGAAGGCTGTCTGGAATCTGGCTCAAGGGATAAAAAGCCTAGGTCTTCAACACGTCAAAGACTTGGAGACGTTGTAGTGCAG AGACTTCACAAATCTTTTAAAGACAATCAGTATCCGGATCGAGCCACAAAAGAAAGCTTGGCAGAAGAACTGGGGCTCACTTTTTTCCAG GTTGACAAATGGTTTGGCAATGCTCGATGGGGCTTTCGGCGTTCATCGCGTATGGGAGCTAGTCCAGGCGAATATGCTTCGCCACAGGCCACTGGCAGCGGACCTGAAAATACTGGGGAGAGGGAACGCGAATTAGCTTCCCAGGAAGTCggtgaagaaaaattgaaaaccccCAGTCCTAGAAAAAGGAAGCATTTGTCTGAACCGCAGGCATCTGAAGCACCGCAGATTATTGTTCTTGGCTTAGCAGCATCTCCTGGCTCACCACGGGCTCATGCAGGCAATAAAAAGAAGACAGTGAAAAGGAAATGA